A DNA window from Phyllostomus discolor isolate MPI-MPIP mPhyDis1 chromosome X, mPhyDis1.pri.v3, whole genome shotgun sequence contains the following coding sequences:
- the BTK gene encoding tyrosine-protein kinase BTK isoform X1 yields the protein MLHLRRECIHQEFSTKLKHTSELHKDEAMATVILESIFLKRSQQKKKTSPLNFKKRLFLLTMHKLSYYEYDFERGRRGSKKGSIDVEKITCVETVVPEKNPPPERQIPRRGEESGEMEQISIIERFPYPFQVVYDEGPLYVFSPTEELRKRWIHQLKNVIRYNSDLVQKYHPCFWIDGQYLCCSQTAKNAMGCQILENRNGSLKPGSSHRKTKKPLPPTPEEDQILKKPLPPEPTAAPVSTSELKKVVALYDYMPMNANDLQLRKGDDYFILEESNLPWWRARDKNGQEGYIPSNYVTEAEDSIEMYEWYSKHMTRSQAEELLKQEGKEGGFIVRDSSKAGKYTVSVYAKSTGDPQGVIRHYVVCSTPQSQYYLAEKHLFSTIPELINYHQHNSAGLISRLKYPVSQRNKNAPSTAGLGYGSWEIDPKDLTFLKELGTGQFGVVKYGKWRGQYDVAIKMIKEGSMSEDEFIEEAKVMMNLSHEKLVQLYGVCTKQRPIFIITEYMANGCLLNYLREMRHHFQSQQLLEMCKDVCEAMEYLESKQFLHRDLAARNCLVNDQGVVKVSDFGLSRYVLDDEYTSSVGSKFPVRWSPPEVLMYSKFSSKSDIWAFGVLMWEIYSLGKMPYERFTNSETAEHIAQGLRLYRPHLASERVYTIMYSCWHEKADERPTFRVLLSNILDVMDEES from the exons CACACAAGTGAGCTCCACAAAGACGAAGCTATGGCTACAGTGATACTGGAGAGCATCTTTCTGAAGCGATcccagcagaaaaagaaaacatcaccGTTAAACTTCAAGAAGCGCCTCTTTCTCCTGACCATGCACAAACTTTCCTACTATGAGTATGATTTTGAACGTGGA AGAAGAGGCAGTAAGAAGGGTTCAATAGATGTTGAGAAGATCACCTGCGTTGAAACAGTGGTTCCTGAAAAAAATCCTCCCCCTGAAAGACAGATTCCG AGAAGGGGTGAAGAATCTGGTGAAATGGAGCAGATCTCAATCATTGAAAGGTTTCCTTATCCCTTCCAG GTTGTATATGATGAAGGGCCGCTCTATGTCTTCTCCCCAACAGAAGAACTGAGGAAACGTTGGATTCACCAGCTCAAAAATG TAATCCGGTATAACAGTGATCTGGTACAGAAATACCACCCTTGCTTCTGGATTGATGGACAGTATCTCTGCTGCTCTCAGACAGCCAAAAATGCTATGGGCTGCCAAATTTTGGAGAACAGGAATGGAA GCTTGAAACCTGGGAGTTCTCACCGGAAGACAAAAAAGCCTCTTCCTCCTACACCTGAGGAGGACCAG ATCTTGAAAAAGCCACTGCCTCCTGAACCAACAGCAGCACCAGTCTCCACAAGTGAACTTAAAAAGGTTGTAGCCCTTTATGATTACATGCCAATGAATGCAAATGATCTACAGCTGCGGAAAGGTGATGACTATTTTATCCTGGAGGAGAGCAACTTGCCCTGGTGGCGAGCACGAGATAAAAATGG GCAGGAAGGCTACATCCCTAGTAACTATGTCACCGAAGCAGAAGACTCCATTGAAATGTATGA GTGGTATTCCAAACACATGACTCGGAGTCAAGCTGAAGAACTGCTAAAGCAAGAG gggaaagaaggaggttTCATTGTAAGAGACTCCAGCAAAGCTGGAAAATATACTGTGTCTGTGTATGCTAAATCTACAGG GGACCCTCAAGGGGTGATACGGCATTATGTTGTGTGTTCCACACCTCAGAGCCAGTATTACCTGGCTGAGAAGCACCTTTTCAGCACCATCCCTGAGCTCATTAACTACCACCAGCATAACTCTGCAG GACTCATATCTAGGCTCAAATATCCAGTATCTCAACGAAACAAGAATGCACCTTCTACTGCAGGCCTGGGCTATG GATCATGGGAAATTGATCCAAAGGACCTGACCTTCTTGAAGGAGCTAGGGACCGGACAATTTGGGGTAGTgaagtatgggaaatggagaggccagTATGATGTGGCCATCAAGATGATCAAAGAAGGCTCCATGTCTGAAGATGAGTTCATTGAAGAAGCGAAAGTCATGAT GAATCTTTCCCATGAGAAGCTGGTACAGTTGTATGGTGTCTGCACCAAACAGCGccccattttcatcatcactgAGTACATGGCCAATGGCTGCCTACTGAACTACCTGAGGGAGATGCGCCACCACTTCCAGAGTCAGCAGCTGTTGGAGATGTGCAAGGATGTCTGTGAAGCCATGGAATACCTGGAGTCAAAGCAGTTCCTCCACAGAGACCTG GCAGCTCGAAATTGTTTGGTAAACGATCAAGGAGTTGTTAAAGTATCTGACTTTGGCCTGTCCAG GTATGTTCTGGATGATGAATACACAAGCTCAGTGGGCTCCAAATTTCCAGTCCGGTGGTCTCCACCAGAAGTGCTTATGTACAGCAAGTTCAGCAGTAAATCTGACATTTGGGCTTTTG ggGTTTTGATGTGGGAAATTTATTCTCTGGGGAAGATGCCATATGAGAGATTTACTAACAGTGAGACTGCTGAACACATCGCCCAAGGCCTGCGTCTCTACAGGCCTCATCTAGCTTCTGAGCGGGTATATACCATCATGTACAGCTGCTGGCATGAG aAAGCAGATGAACGTCCCACTTTCAGAGTTCTTCTGAGTAATATCCTAGATGTCATGGATGAAGAATCCTGA
- the TIMM8A gene encoding mitochondrial import inner membrane translocase subunit Tim8 A translates to MDSSSSSSAAGLGSVDPQLQHFIEVETQKQRFQQLVHQMTELCWEKCMDKPGPKLDSRAEACFVNCVERFIDTSQFILNRLEQTQKSKPVFSESLSD, encoded by the exons ATGGATTCCTCTTCGTCATCTTCTGCCGCGGGTTTGGGCTCAGTGGACCCGCAACTGCAGCATTTCATTGAGGTGGAGACTCAGAAGCAGCGTTTCCAGCAGCTGGTGCACCAGATGACCGAACTTTGTTGG GAGAAATGCATGGACAAGCCTGGGCCAAAGTTGGACAGTCGGGCTGAGGCCTGTTTTGTGAACTGCGTTGAGCGCTTCATTGATACAAGCCAATTCATCTTGAATCGACTGGAACAGACCCAGAAATCCAAGCCAGTGTTCTCAGAAAGCCTTTCTGACTGA
- the BTK gene encoding tyrosine-protein kinase BTK isoform X2, whose product MATVILESIFLKRSQQKKKTSPLNFKKRLFLLTMHKLSYYEYDFERGRRGSKKGSIDVEKITCVETVVPEKNPPPERQIPRRGEESGEMEQISIIERFPYPFQVVYDEGPLYVFSPTEELRKRWIHQLKNVIRYNSDLVQKYHPCFWIDGQYLCCSQTAKNAMGCQILENRNGSLKPGSSHRKTKKPLPPTPEEDQILKKPLPPEPTAAPVSTSELKKVVALYDYMPMNANDLQLRKGDDYFILEESNLPWWRARDKNGQEGYIPSNYVTEAEDSIEMYEWYSKHMTRSQAEELLKQEGKEGGFIVRDSSKAGKYTVSVYAKSTGDPQGVIRHYVVCSTPQSQYYLAEKHLFSTIPELINYHQHNSAGLISRLKYPVSQRNKNAPSTAGLGYGSWEIDPKDLTFLKELGTGQFGVVKYGKWRGQYDVAIKMIKEGSMSEDEFIEEAKVMMNLSHEKLVQLYGVCTKQRPIFIITEYMANGCLLNYLREMRHHFQSQQLLEMCKDVCEAMEYLESKQFLHRDLAARNCLVNDQGVVKVSDFGLSRYVLDDEYTSSVGSKFPVRWSPPEVLMYSKFSSKSDIWAFGVLMWEIYSLGKMPYERFTNSETAEHIAQGLRLYRPHLASERVYTIMYSCWHEKADERPTFRVLLSNILDVMDEES is encoded by the exons ATGGCTACAGTGATACTGGAGAGCATCTTTCTGAAGCGATcccagcagaaaaagaaaacatcaccGTTAAACTTCAAGAAGCGCCTCTTTCTCCTGACCATGCACAAACTTTCCTACTATGAGTATGATTTTGAACGTGGA AGAAGAGGCAGTAAGAAGGGTTCAATAGATGTTGAGAAGATCACCTGCGTTGAAACAGTGGTTCCTGAAAAAAATCCTCCCCCTGAAAGACAGATTCCG AGAAGGGGTGAAGAATCTGGTGAAATGGAGCAGATCTCAATCATTGAAAGGTTTCCTTATCCCTTCCAG GTTGTATATGATGAAGGGCCGCTCTATGTCTTCTCCCCAACAGAAGAACTGAGGAAACGTTGGATTCACCAGCTCAAAAATG TAATCCGGTATAACAGTGATCTGGTACAGAAATACCACCCTTGCTTCTGGATTGATGGACAGTATCTCTGCTGCTCTCAGACAGCCAAAAATGCTATGGGCTGCCAAATTTTGGAGAACAGGAATGGAA GCTTGAAACCTGGGAGTTCTCACCGGAAGACAAAAAAGCCTCTTCCTCCTACACCTGAGGAGGACCAG ATCTTGAAAAAGCCACTGCCTCCTGAACCAACAGCAGCACCAGTCTCCACAAGTGAACTTAAAAAGGTTGTAGCCCTTTATGATTACATGCCAATGAATGCAAATGATCTACAGCTGCGGAAAGGTGATGACTATTTTATCCTGGAGGAGAGCAACTTGCCCTGGTGGCGAGCACGAGATAAAAATGG GCAGGAAGGCTACATCCCTAGTAACTATGTCACCGAAGCAGAAGACTCCATTGAAATGTATGA GTGGTATTCCAAACACATGACTCGGAGTCAAGCTGAAGAACTGCTAAAGCAAGAG gggaaagaaggaggttTCATTGTAAGAGACTCCAGCAAAGCTGGAAAATATACTGTGTCTGTGTATGCTAAATCTACAGG GGACCCTCAAGGGGTGATACGGCATTATGTTGTGTGTTCCACACCTCAGAGCCAGTATTACCTGGCTGAGAAGCACCTTTTCAGCACCATCCCTGAGCTCATTAACTACCACCAGCATAACTCTGCAG GACTCATATCTAGGCTCAAATATCCAGTATCTCAACGAAACAAGAATGCACCTTCTACTGCAGGCCTGGGCTATG GATCATGGGAAATTGATCCAAAGGACCTGACCTTCTTGAAGGAGCTAGGGACCGGACAATTTGGGGTAGTgaagtatgggaaatggagaggccagTATGATGTGGCCATCAAGATGATCAAAGAAGGCTCCATGTCTGAAGATGAGTTCATTGAAGAAGCGAAAGTCATGAT GAATCTTTCCCATGAGAAGCTGGTACAGTTGTATGGTGTCTGCACCAAACAGCGccccattttcatcatcactgAGTACATGGCCAATGGCTGCCTACTGAACTACCTGAGGGAGATGCGCCACCACTTCCAGAGTCAGCAGCTGTTGGAGATGTGCAAGGATGTCTGTGAAGCCATGGAATACCTGGAGTCAAAGCAGTTCCTCCACAGAGACCTG GCAGCTCGAAATTGTTTGGTAAACGATCAAGGAGTTGTTAAAGTATCTGACTTTGGCCTGTCCAG GTATGTTCTGGATGATGAATACACAAGCTCAGTGGGCTCCAAATTTCCAGTCCGGTGGTCTCCACCAGAAGTGCTTATGTACAGCAAGTTCAGCAGTAAATCTGACATTTGGGCTTTTG ggGTTTTGATGTGGGAAATTTATTCTCTGGGGAAGATGCCATATGAGAGATTTACTAACAGTGAGACTGCTGAACACATCGCCCAAGGCCTGCGTCTCTACAGGCCTCATCTAGCTTCTGAGCGGGTATATACCATCATGTACAGCTGCTGGCATGAG aAAGCAGATGAACGTCCCACTTTCAGAGTTCTTCTGAGTAATATCCTAGATGTCATGGATGAAGAATCCTGA